Within Xiphias gladius isolate SHS-SW01 ecotype Sanya breed wild chromosome 5, ASM1685928v1, whole genome shotgun sequence, the genomic segment CATTGTCACGCATCTGTAAGGCATGAAACAACCCATAGCTTAACATTTACACCTTTGAATTAGGTTTTCTTCTTGTAGCCTGATGagcaaaatattgaaaaaaaataaaaacagctgtcttGCCCACTTCACTTAACTGACACTGGTCTTAAATCAAACTACACTACACAGTTTAAGTAACACACGGCTACCAATTCAAGATGGTCTATCTAATTATCTCCTAATCAGCCATGTGTGCCTATTTTAAAAGTACACTTACATCTATTGTCTGTTAGAATCACAAACCATCACCTAGAGTTGTAAACTGATTATGCAGAGATCACCCATGGCCTGTGCAGATATAATACCTAGCTGAATCTTGGCAGAAAAGCATCTTAATTACAAAATCCCAAGAACAACCAACTTCAACAACATTGTTCCTTCTATGTAAAAAACTTTGGTCAGCaactctgacagagaaaaaatgtctttaaaaactttttggACAGGACGGGTCTGAGAGAGATTGatcaatattttctttccttaaATAGACCTATCCTTCTTATCCTTTTgcagtgttggttttttttttttaatgatatttttaaagaaCCAGAAAGAACTGCATTTTACTGTATACTCAGTACACTCTTGGAAAGGATGTACACAAAGTGCAAGTACACAAGTAATCTTCTATGATGAAACAGTGTTcatgaatatgtttttgttaaaaatccaGAGAGCATCTCAATAACTCATGTGGATCAATTTATTTGCCACCCTGTTTTTCTCACCTGCACTGAAAACTGGAGACACAAATAGCTGGGAGAGATGCAGCACAATTAAGTGTCCTGAGCTCCTCAGACCCCACAGTCATTGGTTCTGTCTTGGAGTTTGCGAGTGAGTATGAGGACGGTGGAGAGGGAGGCAACTGAAATATGGAAGATCAGCTGACAAACGTTCCTCAAGCCGAGCAGGTACATGTTGCATAGAACGATCGCGCTCAAGAGAGTGAAGGACTTCAGTTTCTTAAGAGATGAATGGAACAGGTAGAGGTGGCACTGTGGACACAGGGAGTTCATTTAAAGATTGCAAGGAAAATGTGCGATGCTGGCTaggaaaaactgtttaaaaaactgtgtgttgaAAATGTGAACTACATTTACCTGGACCACACAGCAGACAAACGCCAGAAGAAATGCCACAACATTCCATTTACCTTCATAGTCATCCTgtataaagggaaaaaaaaaaatcagatgaaagTCCACttaacataaaatgtatgtgaaagttattacaatttataaACAAATTCACACAAGTGATAATCTGTGCAGTTTTGTGCAaaccatattttattatttatatgtaATCACCTTTTGCTTCCACAGCAAAATGCTACTGCACATCAGCTTATGCATGAATAAAGTTCAGTTAGTTTATGTGAGTGAGAAAGCCataatgtattatttctttTGTACACATTTTCTTGTATATGCTTGCAAGTTATAACACATCAACAGGCTGCAAAGTCATTCAACAGTAATTTATTTGAAGTATTTGTCATACGCATCCAAGCATCGCCATACCTGGAATGTGTACTCCATGAGGTGCACACCACGAATTACGTTCAAAGACGCACACATGATATTTAGGACCAGAGAGAGGATGCCCGACGCTGTCACGGGCTCAAGTCTTACATTCTGTCCtattaaacaaaagaaagtgaCCCTATGAATAgtgtaaaataatcaaacataTTCAGAACTATGTAGACTGCTCATCATTTGTGGATTAcctgaggatgaaaaaaaaaacaaccaatacattttacagtgctGTTATAGCCAGTAAGAATTTTACAGAAACTGCTAATTTTATACCGTATAAGTCTTACCAGATCCAGGACCTTGCTCCATATGTCCATTTGCGGTGCCATTGGTTAGCTCCAACTCGTCCAAGTTAATTAGTTGCAGTGGATGGATCCTCAGATCCTCCTGGACCTCTGCAAATGTTACCTCTAGGGCCGGACCACCGCTCTGGTTGTACTGCTGCTTCAGCTTCTGAATGGTGCTGTCTATCAATTGGCAGCAAGGGCAACAGGTTAATCATCttatttaattgtaatttaaagGAGACACGGCATATTTAAACTCAACGCAAAATCCCTTGCAAtcgaaaaaaaacagtaaatctgGGTGACAGTACTCTTCCTACTCACCAAATTCCAAAAATGGATATGGCCTGGCTGCCAACGCAACAACAGTGCTATTGAAGCATGCTGTGAACTCCCAGCGCAGATCTTCCAAGAAGCAGAAGGCCTTAGCAACAGGGAGGCTGCAGTGGCACACGGTCATGTAGGATACTCCCTCTGTAGAGATGAAGCTGAACGGGTGAGAGGAGAAAAGGTGTTTAGTAAACAAACAGCCTGACACAACATGACGTGGATGCCCCTGTGATCAAATGGTCAacattctgtctgtcttccgCTTTAGGATGAGTACTGTGTCTTTGTGCAGCCACAGAGAGCACCACTGAAACAGTCTGCTGGAGCTTTCATTCCTGAATCCTTACTATATATTGAGCTCCTGGCCCTTGACGGTCCCTCTGTCAGGGAAGTGGGGCAGTGCCTTGCTGATGGTCCTGAGCTGCCGCTTCCTCTCCTGTAGCTCTCGGTTGTGTTCAAAGTCTGTTGAGGCTGACAGGGGGAGTCCATCCCTGACCCGGACCACAAAGGCAAACAGGATCAGAGACATGATCCACAGGGTCCATGAAGAACATACTGCCTGCATGGGGAAAAGAGTAAGATCAGATCATCAGGATTTCTATTTTAGGGTTGtaactaaaataatttttggttttcaacaatcattttctcaaataattgattaattttggtacaaaatgtctataaaatagtgaaatatgcTGAAATGTGTTAATCACAAGTCCCTAAAGCCTAAACCAACATCtttaaatatcttgttttgtctaagCAACgcaaagagattcagtttactatcatttcagacagaaaagaagagcaACAAACTTTTACAGCTaaagatttaatatttttgctttttttttctcaaaaacaatttaaaggaTTAAGTCATTataaaattgttgcagattaatttacTGTCTATTGACTCACTGTATcaattaaacaacaaatcatttcagctctatattaaattaaaatacactcaactgccaatttattaggtaaaCTGAGCTAAACCTATTACAGTCTAATACATCAGCCCTGAAATACACCCTGCCTTCATGGagaatataaatgaaaaaacagaaactgtttcagaCTGGTGTTGATtgaactttatggtcattttagaGATGTGTGGTGTTGTTTAAGTGTGCTACATTATTTTGAGATGCGTTTCTAACAGGTTGTTCAGCCCAGTGAAGGCGGACTACTTATTACTCACCTTTATACATACTACCAGTGTAATTACGATTCAGCAGCACCACTTACTACAGCATCCAAAGTGGCgtaaaaagtaaattaacacCTCTCTAAATTCATGAAGGaatgatttattgcaggactgttgtattattaATAGACTGCACAAGTTTTAGCTGCGGTACATTAAAGTGTGTAATTTTAACTGCGTAGATTTTAAAATTGTACGATCTGAGGTTCAAAGTCCATTTGGAATTCTGTCAGATATCAGCTAGTGGTAAATAATATATGCGTAGAAACACTTTGTTACACCTTACCTTATTATCATGGGTTTCATGCTGCACCTTTGTCACTACTAGCTACTAGGTTAGCTGATTATAGCATCATATCAAACAAATACACCACCAGCAGGTAGCCAGCCTCAGCTACAGGTACTCATTGCGAGTGCAATCGCATACTTTCTATTACCAGCGATTATATGGAGAACCTGAATAACCTGTTATAACATTTACGtaacaaataacattaaaaatagcCAACTAGCTAACTTAAAACCTGCTTCCTGATATAGCAAAACCACAACAAATCTTCTACGGGACCTCGGGAGGGATAAAACTACCAGCAACCAGTCTGAGTAATCTCCCAGCGCACTAACCTTCTTCCCTAAAGAGAGAAGTTTTGCTGATGCTACTTGCCGACCATCAGTGACTAGCTAATTGCCCGGCTAGCTACTGTACAGAGGTTAGTCATTTCCAATTTTGGATTACCTGTAGTCTAATTCTAATTGTTACGTTAAATGTGGATAGTCATTGCAGCAGAAAGAAATGTAACGGAAgccagctaacgttagctagctacTAGCTGTTAGCTCAACCCTTTTGTAAGCGTTTGAGTTAACATAACTTCGCTATGTAGCCAGTTGATGTTTCCCGTAGTCTTTTTTTCATGCTCTTAGCATCGCTTGAACTCGATGTAAcgtttgttcattttaaacaaaatgaaaccaagCCATGGGTAAAATGTGTGTCGCACTGATAGTTAGCTAACGTTACGCAAGTCGTGAATGTGGACATTCTTGGGCTAAAGATGTCGAGCATTTTCTGGTGTGAATTGACAATATTTCTggttaattaaatttttattttgattgctttaaattaatttatcagGCTTTTTAGCAAGTCTGGTTGGCATGACTTGTATGACATTTGGCTCACGTTACTTTGTACAGTTCTTTATGAGTTCAACTAAAGGTGAAGGCGTTTATTGTTAGAGGGAAAGTTTTGCAAACTGATACTGCCAGTCCCTGCACATCAAACACAGTCAAGGTTTGTAACATGATATGAGTTTGGCTATAAATACAATGCATTCCTCTCTGCGAGTTAAGGAGTGGTAGCCAAAGTGATGTGACCTATAGCCTACGGTACAGACCTAGTAACAGCACATCCAATTTTTAATGGCCAGATTCGTGACTGTGGTGTAGTTCAGCTACACTGTCACAGCTTGTTCTTCTATCATTAAATGTGCAGTAATATGGTAAGGCCTACACTACGGCTTCAGTTATTGTTCACTCATTTATTTGGAATTCAAATGTATATGGTATAAGTTGACTGGGTACTCAGTAAATGAGGCTAACTAATCTTAAATCATACTCCATatcataatattaaaaaaaatataaatcctAGCTATATTTTCAGCAGTAGCTACAGGCTGTTGTCCTTGCATTACTCCAAAGGCCATCTGTTGTACAAACAGAAATTCACAGAAGTTGATCTGTATAATTTTTCTAGAAAAGGTGGTATAGCAGATTAACATAGGCAGCTGTTGCCCAGTTGCAGAAGTAACTTCCTTATACCCTTCTGATACTACCTGAGAGCCAGCTCTTTCATGTTACATTTCTAGTGTTGGATAAATGTTTTGCTCAAGCTAGATCTGCCTTACTTCCCTTTTGGTTTACTGCTCCCAGTGGCCAGAAAtgaagtcaagtcaagtaaTGCCTTCTCCATATTCCATTTGTAAGAGTAGTGCGTATTCAAAACACTTCCCCTGTAGTTAGAATTAAGGATggtaataacattttttgtgcagaaactgaaaacattgtGCTATTCAGCTTCTCTACTCAACAGTAGAAG encodes:
- the sec22c gene encoding vesicle-trafficking protein SEC22c — protein: MSLILFAFVVRVRDGLPLSASTDFEHNRELQERKRQLRTISKALPHFPDRGTVKGQELNIYFISTEGVSYMTVCHCSLPVAKAFCFLEDLRWEFTACFNSTVVALAARPYPFLEFDSTIQKLKQQYNQSGGPALEVTFAEVQEDLRIHPLQLINLDELELTNGTANGHMEQGPGSGQNVRLEPVTASGILSLVLNIMCASLNVIRGVHLMEYTFQDDYEGKWNVVAFLLAFVCCVVQCHLYLFHSSLKKLKSFTLLSAIVLCNMYLLGLRNVCQLIFHISVASLSTVLILTRKLQDRTNDCGV